The following are encoded together in the Thermomonas brevis genome:
- the trxB gene encoding thioredoxin-disulfide reductase, with product MTTTKHTRLLILGSGPAGWTAAVYAARANLKPVVVTGLQMGGQLMTTTEVDNWPGDAHGLMGPDLMARLQAHAERFDTEVVFDHIHTADLSQRPFRLKGDSGDYTCDALIIATGATAKYLGIPSEEAYKGRGVSACATCDGFFYKDQDVAVIGGGNTAVEEALYLSNIARKVYLVHRRDTLRAEKIMQDKLFAKVAAGKIETVWHHTVDEVLGNDAGVTGMRLKSVQDGSTREIPVHGFFVAIGHSPNTSLFEGQLEMKNGYLKIQTGLDGNATQTTVPGVFAAGDVADQVYRQAITSAGFGCMAALDAEKFLDESH from the coding sequence ATGACCACGACCAAGCACACCCGCCTGCTGATCCTCGGTTCCGGCCCCGCCGGCTGGACCGCCGCCGTCTATGCCGCCCGCGCCAACCTCAAGCCCGTCGTCGTCACCGGGTTGCAGATGGGCGGCCAGCTGATGACCACCACCGAAGTGGACAACTGGCCGGGCGACGCCCACGGCCTGATGGGCCCGGATCTGATGGCGCGGCTGCAGGCGCACGCCGAACGCTTCGACACCGAAGTCGTGTTCGACCACATCCACACCGCCGACCTGTCGCAGCGTCCGTTCCGCCTCAAGGGCGACTCCGGCGACTACACCTGCGACGCGCTGATCATCGCCACCGGCGCCACCGCCAAGTACCTCGGCATCCCGTCCGAGGAGGCCTACAAGGGCCGCGGCGTCTCCGCCTGCGCCACCTGCGATGGCTTCTTCTACAAGGACCAGGACGTGGCGGTGATCGGCGGCGGCAACACCGCGGTCGAGGAAGCGTTGTACCTGTCCAACATCGCCCGCAAGGTCTACCTGGTGCACCGCCGCGACACTCTGCGCGCGGAGAAAATCATGCAGGACAAGCTGTTCGCCAAGGTGGCCGCCGGCAAGATCGAAACCGTCTGGCACCACACCGTGGACGAGGTGCTGGGCAACGACGCCGGCGTCACCGGCATGCGTCTGAAGTCGGTGCAGGACGGCAGCACCCGCGAGATCCCCGTGCACGGCTTCTTCGTCGCCATCGGCCACAGCCCGAACACCTCGCTGTTCGAGGGCCAGTTGGAGATGAAGAACGGCTACCTGAAGATCCAGACCGGCCTGGACGGCAACGCCACCCAGACCACCGTTCCCGGCGTATTCGCCGCTGGCGACGTGGCCGACCAGGTGTATCGCCAGGCGATCACCAGCGCCGGCTTCGGCTGCATGGCGGCGCTGGATGCGGAGAAGTTCCTCGACGAAAGCCACTAG
- the ald gene encoding alanine dehydrogenase: MRIGVPKETKTLEGRVALVPAAAGDLVKRGHEVWLEKDAGVKSGFADEQYTRLGVKIAPDAAALYDKGELIVKVKEPIAGDLALLRKDHLLFCYLHLAAEPALTRRLLDIGLTGVAFETVELANGDLPLLAPMSVIAGKIGVQVGTHLLHQPMGGKGKLLGGLPATERGKVVVFGAGKAGGTSAALAAAAGANVTVFEMRADRMDEMMRLGNNVTALYPYHDVVAREVASADLVVGAVLVTGARAPHVMTREMVAGMEPGSVVVDIAIDQGGCFETSRPTTWKEPTYVEEGVTHFCVTNMPGAVPQTSSQAICAAILPWVNRLASDPAWRSDPALAKGINVDAGRIVHPALRDMGL, encoded by the coding sequence ATGCGCATCGGTGTACCCAAGGAAACCAAGACCCTCGAAGGGCGCGTCGCGCTCGTCCCCGCCGCCGCCGGCGATCTGGTCAAGCGCGGCCACGAGGTGTGGCTGGAGAAGGACGCGGGCGTCAAGAGCGGTTTCGCCGATGAGCAGTACACGCGCCTCGGCGTGAAGATCGCGCCGGATGCCGCGGCGCTGTACGACAAGGGCGAGTTGATCGTGAAGGTCAAGGAGCCGATCGCCGGCGATCTGGCCCTGCTGCGCAAGGACCACCTGCTGTTCTGCTACCTGCATCTGGCCGCCGAGCCGGCGCTGACCAGGCGGCTGCTGGACATCGGCCTGACCGGCGTTGCCTTCGAGACGGTGGAGCTGGCGAACGGCGACCTGCCGCTGTTGGCGCCGATGTCGGTGATCGCCGGCAAGATCGGCGTGCAGGTCGGCACGCACCTGCTGCACCAGCCGATGGGCGGCAAGGGCAAGCTGCTGGGCGGGCTGCCGGCGACCGAGCGCGGCAAGGTGGTGGTGTTCGGCGCGGGCAAGGCCGGCGGCACTTCGGCGGCGCTGGCCGCGGCGGCGGGCGCGAACGTCACCGTGTTCGAAATGCGCGCCGATCGCATGGACGAGATGATGCGGCTCGGCAACAACGTCACCGCGCTGTATCCCTACCACGACGTGGTGGCGCGGGAAGTGGCCTCGGCCGACCTGGTGGTCGGCGCGGTGCTGGTCACCGGCGCGCGCGCGCCGCACGTGATGACGCGGGAGATGGTGGCGGGCATGGAGCCGGGCAGCGTGGTGGTCGATATCGCCATCGACCAGGGCGGCTGCTTCGAGACCTCGCGCCCGACCACCTGGAAGGAGCCGACCTACGTGGAGGAGGGCGTGACCCACTTCTGCGTCACCAACATGCCGGGCGCGGTGCCGCAGACCAGCTCGCAGGCGATCTGCGCGGCGATCCTGCCGTGGGTGAACCGGCTGGCCTCCGATCCGGCCTGGCGCAGCGATCCGGCGCTGGCGAAGGGCATCAATGTCGATGCCGGCAGGATCGTGCATCCGGCGCTGCGGGACATGGGTCTTTGA
- a CDS encoding DNA translocase FtsK encodes MAKAASEVGKAGRKAASKAGNVRAGANPRRSRLWRDLALIVIAPALLYLLACLFTYSPADPGFDRDSSLLAPLHNVGGPAGAWIASFLLFLCGYVAFLLPIVLGAIAWIALFGMDTDGDGEADLGPALRLVGIVGFLVAACGLLYLRVGGGNDFSAGSGGILGELTGRSLERGFGPLGSNLFLLSLLLVSVTLATGLSWLAVMDRIGGWVLALPSLLQRGARQGVKQAEEWNEARALREERVEARKVDTELRAKREKVKIEPPAAPTVEKSERAKREQQIPLFHVDDGSGIPPLALLDDPKPQPKGYDAQTLETLSRQIEFKLKDFRIDAEVVGAYPGPVITRFEVQPAPGVKVSQISSLDKDIARGLSVKSVRVVDVIPGKSVIGLETPNTHREMIYLSELLRSREYDKSASALTLALGKDIAGKPIVADLARMPHLLVAGTTGSGKSVAVNAMVLSLLYKASARDVRMLMIDPKMLELSVYQGIPHLLAPVVTDMKEAANGLRWCVAEMERRYKLMSAVGVRNLAGFNKKVKDAADAGQPLLDPLFKPNPGLDEAPPTLEPLPFIVVFIDEFADMMMIVGKKVEELIARLAQKARAAGIHLILATQRPSVDVITGLIKANIPTRIAFQVSSKIDSRTILDQSGAETLLGHGDMLYLPPGTAMPERVHGAFVSDEEVHRVVEHLKQAGGPDYIEGVLEEAQTLYDGTSVGANGLPEAASSDDPEADPLYDQAVQIVTETRRASISGVQRRLKIGYNRAARLIEAMEAAGIVSTPEHNGDRTVLAPPPPRA; translated from the coding sequence GTGGCGAAAGCGGCGTCCGAGGTCGGCAAGGCCGGCCGGAAAGCGGCATCGAAGGCGGGCAACGTCCGCGCGGGCGCAAACCCGCGCCGCTCGCGGCTGTGGCGCGATCTCGCCCTGATCGTGATCGCGCCGGCGCTGCTGTACCTGCTGGCCTGCCTGTTCACCTATTCGCCGGCCGATCCCGGCTTCGACCGCGATTCCAGCCTGCTCGCGCCGCTGCACAACGTGGGCGGCCCGGCCGGCGCGTGGATCGCCAGCTTCCTGCTGTTCCTGTGCGGCTACGTCGCCTTCCTGCTGCCGATCGTGCTCGGCGCGATCGCGTGGATCGCGCTGTTCGGCATGGACACGGACGGCGACGGCGAGGCCGACCTCGGCCCGGCGCTGCGGCTGGTCGGCATCGTCGGCTTCCTGGTCGCGGCCTGCGGGCTGCTGTACCTGCGCGTCGGCGGCGGCAACGATTTCTCCGCCGGCAGCGGCGGCATCCTCGGCGAACTGACCGGGCGCTCGCTGGAGCGCGGGTTCGGACCGCTGGGGTCCAACCTGTTCCTGCTCAGCCTGCTGCTGGTGTCGGTGACGCTGGCGACCGGGCTGTCGTGGCTGGCGGTGATGGACCGGATCGGCGGCTGGGTGCTGGCATTGCCGTCGCTGCTGCAGCGCGGCGCGCGGCAGGGCGTGAAGCAGGCCGAGGAATGGAACGAGGCGCGTGCCTTGCGCGAGGAGCGCGTGGAAGCGCGCAAGGTCGACACCGAGCTGCGCGCCAAGCGCGAGAAGGTGAAGATCGAGCCGCCGGCCGCGCCGACGGTGGAGAAGAGCGAGCGCGCCAAGCGCGAGCAGCAGATCCCGCTGTTCCACGTCGACGACGGCTCCGGCATCCCGCCGCTGGCGCTGCTGGACGATCCCAAGCCGCAGCCCAAGGGCTACGACGCGCAGACGCTGGAAACGCTGTCGCGGCAGATCGAGTTCAAGCTCAAGGACTTCCGCATCGACGCGGAGGTGGTCGGCGCCTATCCGGGCCCGGTGATCACCCGCTTCGAGGTGCAGCCCGCGCCCGGCGTGAAGGTCAGCCAGATTTCCTCGCTGGACAAGGACATCGCGCGCGGCCTGTCGGTGAAGTCGGTGCGCGTGGTGGACGTGATCCCCGGCAAGTCGGTCATCGGCCTGGAAACGCCGAACACCCACCGCGAGATGATCTATCTCAGCGAGCTGCTGCGCTCCCGGGAATACGACAAGTCGGCCAGCGCGCTGACCCTGGCGCTGGGCAAGGACATCGCCGGCAAGCCCATCGTCGCCGACCTCGCGCGCATGCCGCACCTGCTGGTGGCGGGCACCACCGGCTCGGGCAAATCGGTGGCGGTCAACGCGATGGTGCTGTCGCTGCTGTACAAGGCGTCCGCGCGCGACGTGCGGATGCTGATGATCGACCCGAAGATGCTGGAGCTGTCGGTCTACCAGGGCATCCCGCACCTGCTCGCGCCGGTGGTCACCGACATGAAGGAGGCCGCCAATGGCCTGCGCTGGTGCGTGGCGGAGATGGAGCGCCGCTACAAGCTGATGAGCGCGGTGGGCGTGCGCAACCTGGCCGGCTTCAACAAGAAGGTGAAGGACGCCGCCGACGCCGGCCAGCCGCTGCTCGACCCGCTGTTCAAGCCGAACCCCGGCCTGGACGAAGCGCCGCCGACGCTGGAGCCGCTGCCGTTCATCGTGGTCTTCATCGACGAATTCGCCGACATGATGATGATCGTCGGCAAGAAGGTCGAAGAACTCATCGCGCGCCTGGCGCAGAAGGCGCGCGCCGCCGGCATCCACCTGATCCTGGCGACGCAGCGGCCCTCGGTGGACGTGATCACCGGCCTGATCAAGGCCAACATCCCGACCCGCATCGCCTTCCAGGTCAGCAGCAAGATCGACTCCCGCACCATTCTCGACCAGAGCGGCGCGGAAACCCTGCTGGGCCACGGCGATATGCTTTACCTTCCGCCCGGCACCGCGATGCCGGAGCGCGTGCACGGCGCGTTCGTGTCCGACGAGGAAGTGCATCGCGTGGTCGAGCACCTCAAGCAGGCCGGCGGCCCGGACTACATCGAGGGCGTGCTGGAAGAGGCGCAGACCCTGTACGACGGCACCAGCGTCGGCGCCAACGGCCTGCCGGAAGCCGCATCCAGCGACGATCCCGAGGCCGATCCGCTGTACGACCAGGCGGTGCAGATCGTGACCGAAACCCGCCGCGCCTCGATTTCCGGCGTGCAGCGGCGCCTGAAGATCGGCTACAACCGCGCCGCGCGGCTGATCGAGGCGATGGAAGCGGCCGGCATCGTCAGCACGCCGGAGCACAACGGCGACCGCACGGTGCTGGCGCCGCCGCCGCCGCGCGCCTGA